TGTTAATAATTTAAAGCTAATAATAACTACATTGAGAAACATAATTTATCAAAACTTGTGTCCTCATTAtaaagtaaaaacaatttaatctCGACATAATTACTACGAAATTTATCAATCTGTAacgaaaatttaacaaaattataatgcaatattttgtttataatgaaattattttgttttcctatCGAAACCACACAattcttctttatttaatatcaaatgTTGAATTAATAAGATAATAAAGTTTAATgaatgacacaaacatttatgtATATAGCAAACAAGTTATATCTATAGTTGTATGaagtattttattaaactttatacATTTACGAGAATCTATTCTATCCTAACATACATGATTTGTTTGGTTTAAtcaacaatattcaaatttattgtaactaaaagagaaaatttattgattgaaacTAGTTTGCTAATCAGTTTCTCAAAAGTGAAAACTTTAGATGTTGAAGgctttttctatttaaaaaaatatgtttgtattaaaaaaaaatgttaaatttggacaaatttataaaattaaatgtacatatgtttcatttattaattctaTTTGATGACCTTGTCATTGAAATTATGTATAGAAAACCATCCAGTTCAATTTAGAAAACGAATAATTAGTgttgattttgatttcttttataCCGTGTTCATATCTAGCGAGTTAATCAAAACTAActtatcaatttatataataaacaaaatatatttacttccTACGCTTATGAGAACAAAGACagtattaaaatttgtataattcaaTTAGGAACATTCAGTATTACTCATGAATTATTATCAGTTTGCATATAAATGTTCCAACTTACCCGATGAATCCTCATTGTAGGTGGTGATAGTAGTATTTCCATCATTAAGAAGGGGTTGTTTTTCTCCATCATTATTGTCTCCCATTTTATTCAACCAACAAATACCTTTCAAATGGTATTTAAATCCTCttgttttattatatgaatACTAGGAAGAGTTAAGAAATGTTAATCACCcaacttaaaacaaaaatttgttatggATGTGTTCTTCAATGTTTTCCTCTTTCATCGGGAGTGTAGCTTTGTCATTAAGTGTCAAATAGATCAACTGACATGTGTCAACTAGAATACGAGTATATCTGTACAGTGATGCCAGATCTTACGATTTATCGTAACATCTCACGTTTTCATAATCGATTCCACGATATTTGTCCTTATTCTCacgattttttgatttttgaaaatagacattttatatctataatatTCTAACACAACTACACAACCGAAATATGTATGTCATCTACATTTGATGGTGTAAACTATTGATGATCATCGGAAATTGAGCTTTACCGCATTTTAGCGCTGATGCCgaaaaagtgtttttacaaGTAAAACTTAACAAAACCCGGCTGATATATCGTTTTAAAACCACAAAGTTAGAAGGGCTCTTTTAAAACATAAAGCTTAGATTCAAATAATTGCTACAAATTCACTGTGTCTACagatttaacaaataaattgaattttgcaGTAATGTATCTTTAAAGAAGTGATTCAATTTTGaactgaataaatttattttatgagatctcttttttaaattatttatatttatattcctctattaagtatttttaattttattttgttttagagttttagttaattttacttagtaaataaataaaatattagctatttgtattttttactgTTATTATGAATCCAGGAGCTTTACGATTTTAGCCTCTAACCATCTGGCATCCCTGATCACTATATAATCCCCGAATACCACCGAAACACATAcgattatgaaaataaattgattattttggaTAAACCTATGTGGAagtgtttgtttattttctcaTATTAAACTTAAACTATGCAACCTATTAATGATagtaattcatttaaataatcaGTTTAATAGCTTCTATGTTcactttaatataattttgcttttcgCGTTAACAACAGTAAAATCGTGATTTCTTATCGAGTTGAAGTAGTTACAATATGATGAAGCCTGTTAAAAGTTTCTTAGACATTCCAACCTTAAAAAGCTGGCCTTTGCTCGAtcatacttatttatttttaccagGCGGtaagaacatttttatttatctcaGGAAAAcagtttacatttttattttaaggaAAATACAAATCGGAGCGGTTAACAGAAGCTGTAAAAGACATTAGTAGTAAATTAGGTCCTATATTTCGTCTAAAATTAGGTGGTGCTGACATGGTCATAACAACAAACGCCGATGATACTGAAACCCTTTTTCGAAATGAGGGTATCCGACCAGTAAGACCATCTTTTCCCGCTCTTTATCACTACAgacaaaaatgttttaacagCGTAGGTGTAGTACCTGCTGTAGGTGAAGAATGGTACAAGTTTAGAACCGGCGTAAATCCGctattaaaaaatagtattacagatttttatataaaggaGCATGAAGACGTGGCGAAAAAttttgtcagatacattcaCAACGAAATCGGGGATGATAATATATTGCGGGATGTTGTCGAAcatgtttcaaaatttgctaTAGAAGGtgcaatttttatgttattatacAAGTTCgtgaattattaaataatttttagccATTTCTGTTGTTTGTCCTGGTTATCGATTGAGTTGTACTTCAGAGACTACTAGTGAACAAACTGAAAGAATTAAAAATGCTAGTAAGGATTTCATGGAAGGAATTTATAAGACTATGATAGGTCCTAGTTTATGGAAGTGGTTTGAAACTCCTGCTTATAAACAATTGAGATCTTCGCACGAACTTATTTATAGGTAAgtgtttaaatttttattaatttatttatcagtAAAGCTTGTTTTATGtagccaaaattaaaaattgagataacaaattaaattattagttgAAATGGTACTACGTTTAAATTAAACTAAGAGTTCATCATCTTTTAGCTTCTTggttaattcattaattttgtgaggttatgagcacaGAATACGTTAGGTCAGTCCGTATTGgtggtattgttttgtttacaactTCCTTGTTcctttgttatgaaaatattaatgttattgCGTCGATTTTCGCAGTgatgttttagttttaaaacTGCTATAAAAAAGCAACGTCTGAAAACCAGCAATGTCCTTTAGAAAATGGAACATTAAGATCAGGAGCTTTCaacatttgtataaaaaaaaggaCCCATACAGGGAATTTCTATTGGTTTACcggtaatttataattatccttaatttactgcataaactaaaaaattaccACCAAGAAAGTTCAATTTAATGCTAATTTTAATTTAGACTGCATAAACTAAGGTTAATACTTTGCCaagtataattttataaatttcgaaatttatttatttttttcgttgtttgaaaaaataaaattttgttattagaatTTCATATAAGAAGTATTccttattaaataattatcagcatagattttttttctatagttatatattttttaaattgtgattACACTTTCATATATACtcaaatacagtttttttatgttactaaaatttttgttaaaactgTTAGTCGAGTCTTACATTGTTCACAGTACCCTGAAGATTTTCttgaatgatttaaaaaagGTATATATCAACAACCCAGATCGTTTGAAAGAGACACAGCCTTACATGTATACACTTTTCCATAACAAACATCTTTCTTCCGAAGATTGTAATATGTTAGCAATAGAGGTTTTTTTAGGTAGGTAAAGCaacttgttttttaaataacattcaaTCTCTTATATCACCATTTACCCCTTCTTTAACTAACACAATTAGAGCATAATTTGGGGGTCGtaagatatttaattaaaatattttgataaagacaatGTAGGTGGAAACGTAAATTTTTTAACTGTGTTTTAAAACCATTTCtctatcaaaagagacctaaaatcacgACAAATCAtcatgaaattatataaaaatatctaatgagtaaaaagttgaagaaaaatatttatcagttgattaatttaagaaataaagaGCTTATTTAAAAATCTTGTGGAGAATAGAAGTTGTTTGGCGAATAATCTCAATTCACACAcatctattaaataaattgaaagtataTTTATCCATTTGGGCGAAGACACGaacaagtttttaattttattcatatatttttttctgtaaaaaatttatttcattaaggGATCAAATTCCACTTCTTGGATCCTATAGTGCCAAGAGGACTTGTAGATCTGCGCCCAGGGCACGAAATTTGTTTCAAaggataaaatatttattttaggaGGAATTGATACTACTGCTACAGTTACTGCACTTACACTTTTTTATCTAGCTCGAGATAAAGAGGTACAAGAAACAGCCAGAAAGTCAATTTGTAGAAATGAATATCTTAAAGCATGTATTAAGGAAACACTGCGTTTATCACCAACAGCTGGGGCTAATGGCAGAATTACAGCTAAGGATACTGTAATAGGAGGTTATTTAGTCCCGAAAAATGTATGTAATTTATTACATCCTTTGAATCAGTATCTAAAACtgtaaacaatattattttttgagtaTTCGATTGAATCtgactaatttttaattaaaacaatagattttagaatgattttttgtgaaaaactagtaattatattttattctagaTTCTGGTATCTGCGTTTAGTTCTGTAACATCTTGTAGTGACCAATATTTTGAGAAAGCTAACGAATACAATCCGAATAGATGGTTGAGGTCCTCAAATCGATCATTCCATAAGTTCGCGTCTCTACCTTTTGGTTATGGCCCCAGGATGTGTCCCGGTAAAAAAATAGCTGAAAATGAGATTGCCGTGCTACTAAAAGAAGTGAGTTTTTCAAATATCCTTTTATTTCATTAGAAGTTACTAGTGAGAGCAAATTACAGATTTCGATTGTTGTTTAATCAACTATTTtggtattaattttgaaattttagatacTGAAGAATTTTACTTTGGATGTAGAAGACAAAAGTGATATAAAGATGGTATATCGAATGAATAGGATTCCGGATAGACCAATtgatataaagtttttgaaaagagaaagaTGAAAAACTTGgagattttttgatataataaggACAAGACTCGGAGATTTTCAAAGATTTATAGTTAATATGGCAACAACGGTAtgaaaattaggaaaaattatGTTCATAAACGAAAGGAGTAAGTAGAAATcgctaaatatttattacctCATTGTACAACAATACATAATGTcttaattt
The genomic region above belongs to Diorhabda carinulata isolate Delta chromosome 9, icDioCari1.1, whole genome shotgun sequence and contains:
- the LOC130897865 gene encoding cytochrome P450 CYP12A2-like, whose product is MMKPVKSFLDIPTLKSWPLLDHTYLFLPGGKYKSERLTEAVKDISSKLGPIFRLKLGGADMVITTNADDTETLFRNEGIRPVRPSFPALYHYRQKCFNSVGVVPAVGEEWYKFRTGVNPLLKNSITDFYIKEHEDVAKNFVRYIHNEIGDDNILRDVVEHVSKFAIEAISVVCPGYRLSCTSETTSEQTERIKNASKDFMEGIYKTMIGPSLWKWFETPAYKQLRSSHELIYSTLKIFLNDLKKVYINNPDRLKETQPYMYTLFHNKHLSSEDCNMLAIEVFLGGIDTTATVTALTLFYLARDKEVQETARKSICRNEYLKACIKETLRLSPTAGANGRITAKDTVIGGYLVPKNILVSAFSSVTSCSDQYFEKANEYNPNRWLRSSNRSFHKFASLPFGYGPRMCPGKKIAENEIAVLLKEILKNFTLDVEDKSDIKMVYRMNRIPDRPIDIKFLKRER